A region from the Panicum hallii strain FIL2 chromosome 1, PHallii_v3.1, whole genome shotgun sequence genome encodes:
- the LOC112891884 gene encoding uncharacterized protein LOC112891884, which produces MPGDTVLIRLPGPRALRVLARSVLFAAALLFLPWLRAAEAPARSHTVDACGAAVAQAELLLRDLCHEGLLAPGARAVVLSSDGDCDAPAPKQDQDSVLRPASLRRMLMLGDSSVDFLLDFGYFDEDGDRFAFADRVLKHGGILAAPIDSLSVLSLPQNYCYIRRFAEAFVGIKKIAPAGDNGNADPRMDLSSLASLKGGVVSSEPPETTGLELKNMGRKLLLSDISGTPAAHDRRGSFQMLHQYQIQS; this is translated from the coding sequence ATGCCGGGAGACACTGTCTTGATCCGGCTCCCCGGCCCGCGCGCCCTCCGGGTGCTCGCGCGCTCCGTGCTCTTCGCCGCCGCTCTGCTCTTCCTGCCATGGCTCCGCGCTGCCGAGGCTCCGGCCCGGAGCCACACTGTCGACGCCTGCGGCGCTGCCGTGGCCCAGGCCGAGCTCCTGCTCCGCGACTTGTGCCACGAGGGCCTGCTCGcccccggcgcccgcgccgtCGTCCTCAGCTCCGATGGCGACTGCGACGCGCCCGCCCCGAAACAGGACCAGGACAGCGTCCTGCGACCCGCCTCGCTGCGGCGGATGCTGATGTTAGGGGACTCGTCAGTAGACTTTCTGCTGGATTTCGGGTACTTCGACGAGGACGGCGACAGGTTCGCCTTCGCCGATCGGGTGCTCAAGCATGGCGGCATCCTTGCCGCCCCAATTGACTCGTTGAGCGTGCTCAGCTTGCCGCAGAACTACTGCTACATCCGTCGCTTTGCTGAGGCTTTTGTTGGGATCAAGAAGATTGCGCCCGCCGGCGACAATGGCAATGCCGACCCAAGAATGGATCTGTCATCACTAGCTTCGCTGAAGGGAGGAGTGGTTTCCAGTGAGCCACCTGAGACTACCGGCCTTGAACTCAAGAACATGGGGCGGAAGCTCCTACTGTCTGACATCAGTGGAACTCCAGCAGCACACGATCGTAGAGGATCGTTTCAGATGCTCCATCAGTATCAGATTCAGAGTTGA